The following proteins are co-located in the Macadamia integrifolia cultivar HAES 741 chromosome 3, SCU_Mint_v3, whole genome shotgun sequence genome:
- the LOC122074706 gene encoding UPF0496 protein 1-like isoform X2, whose translation MGGQFSMRKGEAPPVLQLDTNLQYTAELSSNEAAFTLDPNLQSFDCNPQLGPNRFIDTIASGVELRALCFESLKEVSGSLDEVNHQIIQAILDCKKSKWKNQQLLEIVNDYFQNSRQTLGFCTALKKCLLKACENQSLILHVALPQFEKQLKNFKAAGNPFTEDFFQEFATVQKHQVSMFKKLQLRKNTIDKKLEYVKSWGKISNIIFAATFAAALTCSVVAASMPASHIVAAVAAATSIPVGSIGTWFNSLLTGYENELQGQMELIISMQACTSVAIKDLYTIWVPVNCLAIEIQTLMQNADSAHREGEALKILVKDIKKKLEVFMKNIEDLIEQTDRCSQGIQWARTVVLERDRPSTKVHAAPGSK comes from the coding sequence ATGGGAGGACAATTCAGTATGAGAAAAGGGGAGGCTCCACCTGTCCTTCAGCTCGATACCAATTTGCAGTACACAGCAGAGCTTAGCTCAAATGAAGCAGCATTCACGCTCGACCCAAATTTGCAGTCTTTTGATTGCAACCCACAACTCGGCCCCAACCGTTTCATTGACACAATCGCCTCTGGGGTCGAGCTTCGAGCTCTGTGCTTTGAGTCTCTGAAAGAAGTTAGTGGAAGCTTGGATGAGGTGAACCATCAAATCATCCAAGCCATCTTAGATTGTAAGAAAAGTAAATGGAAAAACCAGCAACTCTTGGAGATTGTGAATGATTACTTCCAGAACAGTCGCCAAACTTTAGGTTTCTGTACGGCCTTGAAGAAATGCCTACTGAAAGCCTGTGAGAACCAGTCATTGATCCTTCATGTTGCATTGCCACAATTTGAAAAGCAACTAAAGAATTTCAAGGCTGCTGGGAACCCATTCACGGAGGACTTTTTCCAGGAATTCGCAACCGTTCAAAAGCATCAGGTGTCGATGTTCAAGAAGCTGCAACTCCGAAAGAACACAATAGATAAGAAGCTAGAATATGTAAAGTCATGGGGGAAGATTTCAAACATCATATTTGCTGCAACTTTTGCTGCTGCACTTACTTGCTCAGTGGTGGCGGCGTCAATGCCAGCTTCTCATATTGTTGCTGCAGTTGCAGCGGCTACTTCAATTCCTGTAGGATCAATCGGTACATGGTTTAATTCACTTTTGACAGGCTATGAGAATGAGCTGCAAGGACAGATGGAATTGATTATCTCAATGCAGGCTTGCACTTCTGTTGCAATCAAGGACTTGTATACTATTTGGGTTCCGGTTAACTGTTTGGCAATAGAAATTCAAACTCTGATGCAGAATGCTGATTCTGCGCATAGGGAAGGGGAGGCACTGAAGATTTTAGTAAAGGATATCAAGAAGAAGTTGGAGGTTTTTATGAAAAACATAGAGGATTTGATCGAACAAACTGATAGATGCAGCCAGGGGATTCAATGGGCGAGGACAGTTGTTCTCGAGAGG
- the LOC122074706 gene encoding UPF0496 protein 1-like isoform X1, producing MGGQFSMRKGEAPPVLQLDTNLQYTAELSSNEAAFTLDPNLQSFDCNPQLGPNRFIDTIASGVELRALCFESLKEVSGSLDEVNHQIIQAILDCKKSKWKNQQLLEIVNDYFQNSRQTLGFCTALKKCLLKACENQSLILHVALPQFEKQLKNFKAAGNPFTEDFFQEFATVQKHQVSMFKKLQLRKNTIDKKLEYVKSWGKISNIIFAATFAAALTCSVVAASMPASHIVAAVAAATSIPVGSIGTWFNSLLTGYENELQGQMELIISMQACTSVAIKDLYTIWVPVNCLAIEIQTLMQNADSAHREGEALKILVKDIKKKLEVFMKNIEDLIEQTDRCSQGIQWARTVVLERDRPSTKVHAAPGNKLRE from the coding sequence ATGGGAGGACAATTCAGTATGAGAAAAGGGGAGGCTCCACCTGTCCTTCAGCTCGATACCAATTTGCAGTACACAGCAGAGCTTAGCTCAAATGAAGCAGCATTCACGCTCGACCCAAATTTGCAGTCTTTTGATTGCAACCCACAACTCGGCCCCAACCGTTTCATTGACACAATCGCCTCTGGGGTCGAGCTTCGAGCTCTGTGCTTTGAGTCTCTGAAAGAAGTTAGTGGAAGCTTGGATGAGGTGAACCATCAAATCATCCAAGCCATCTTAGATTGTAAGAAAAGTAAATGGAAAAACCAGCAACTCTTGGAGATTGTGAATGATTACTTCCAGAACAGTCGCCAAACTTTAGGTTTCTGTACGGCCTTGAAGAAATGCCTACTGAAAGCCTGTGAGAACCAGTCATTGATCCTTCATGTTGCATTGCCACAATTTGAAAAGCAACTAAAGAATTTCAAGGCTGCTGGGAACCCATTCACGGAGGACTTTTTCCAGGAATTCGCAACCGTTCAAAAGCATCAGGTGTCGATGTTCAAGAAGCTGCAACTCCGAAAGAACACAATAGATAAGAAGCTAGAATATGTAAAGTCATGGGGGAAGATTTCAAACATCATATTTGCTGCAACTTTTGCTGCTGCACTTACTTGCTCAGTGGTGGCGGCGTCAATGCCAGCTTCTCATATTGTTGCTGCAGTTGCAGCGGCTACTTCAATTCCTGTAGGATCAATCGGTACATGGTTTAATTCACTTTTGACAGGCTATGAGAATGAGCTGCAAGGACAGATGGAATTGATTATCTCAATGCAGGCTTGCACTTCTGTTGCAATCAAGGACTTGTATACTATTTGGGTTCCGGTTAACTGTTTGGCAATAGAAATTCAAACTCTGATGCAGAATGCTGATTCTGCGCATAGGGAAGGGGAGGCACTGAAGATTTTAGTAAAGGATATCAAGAAGAAGTTGGAGGTTTTTATGAAAAACATAGAGGATTTGATCGAACAAACTGATAGATGCAGCCAGGGGATTCAATGGGCGAGGACAGTTGTTCTCGAGAGG
- the LOC122074708 gene encoding uncharacterized protein LOC122074708 translates to MEAATTEQFLEHQHLMLVNHCEFLEEVLRQWVPSNLEILYFLFKLWQCNMKDLIWTRHHRLLVLLQSIISSGVSGPIFMVYEHIISTILLSLLACFLERGKRPPLSQNILLGVLVGFHP, encoded by the exons ATGGAAGCCGCCACCACTGAGCAA TTTCTGGAACATCAACACCTGATGCTTGTGAACCATTGCGAATTCCTGGAAGAAGTCCTCCGTCAATGGGTTCCCAGCAACCTTGAAATTCTTTACTTCCTTTTCAAATTGTGGCAATGCAACATGAAGGATCTGATATGGACACGTCATCATAGGTTGTTAGTTCTCCTGCAATCCATCATCTCCAGTGGTGTCAGTGGCCCTATTTTTATGGTCTACGAGCACATTATCTCTACCATCCTCCTCTCCCTTCTCGCTTGTTTCTTAGAAAG GGGTAAAAGACCTCCACTCAGTCAAAATATTCTTCTGGGCGTTCTTGTTGGGTTTCATcct TGA